The sequence TGCCCGCCATCCGCTCCACGATGGTGCTGGTCGCGGCCCTCTCCTCGGTCTCCGCCTTCAAGGTGTTCTCCGAGGTCTACCTGATGGCCGGCCCCTCCGGCGGACCGGCCGGCGAGGACACCACGCTGGTGATGCTCGTCCAGCGGGTCGGCACCGGGCTGAGCGGGCGGGTCGGTTACGCCTCCGCCATCTCGGTCGTCATCTTCGTCGTCACCGTCGGCCTGATGCTCCTGGTGCTGCGCGCCGACCGCAAGGAGGACGCGTGAGCTTCCTGAAGACCACCGACGCCGAGGGCCGGCGCGTCCCCCTCTGGCAGCTCGTGCTGCGGTACGTGCTGCTGCTGGCGGTCCTCGCGCTGACCGTCGGGCCGTTCCTGTGGCAGCTGTCGACCTCGCTGAAGGGCCCGAACGAGGACATCTTCAGCTCCCCGCCGAAGTTCTTCCCCAGCGATCCGACGCTGGACAACTACAGCCGGGTCGCCGACACGATCCCGGTCTGGGACTACGCGCTGAACTCCCTCAAGGTCGCCTCCGCCAACGTGGTCACCAACTGCGTCGGCTCGGCACTCGCCGGGTACGCCCTGGCGAGGCTCCGCTACCGGGGGCGCAGGGCCGCGACGCTGGCGTTCATCCTCGCCATGCTCGTCCCCGTGGAGGGCATCATCATCGCCCAGTTCACCACCATGCGTGACCTGGGGCTGAACAACACCCTGCTCGGTGTGCTGCTGCCGGGGTCGGTCGGCGCGATGAACGTGCTGCTGATGCGCAACGCGTTCCTGAACCTCCCCGTGGAGATCGAGGAAGCGGCGTTCGTGGACGGGGCCAACGTCTGGCAGCGCTTCCTGCGGATCGCGCTGCCCTCCGTCAAGGGCACCCTCGCCGTCGTCGCGATCTTCGCCTTCATGGGTTCCTGGGACGACTTCCTGTGGCCGCTGATCGTCCTCAGCGATCCGGAGAACTTCACCCTGACCATCGGCCTGAACTACCTGCACGGCACCTTCGCCAACGACGAACGGCTCGTCGCGGCGGGCACGATCATCGCCGTGCTCCCGCTCATCGTGCTCTTCGCCGGGCTCCAGCGCTTCTTCTTCCGGGGCGTCGGCGAAGGCGCCGTCAAGGGCTGACCCGGCCGCCCCCTCGCACCACTAGAACCAGGACTCCTGTTCCGTATGAGCACCTCCCCCTTGCGTTTCGGCGCCAACTACACGCCCAGCCAGGGCTGGTTCCACCACTGGCTGGACTTCGACCTCGACGCCGTACGCGCCGACCTGGACTCGATCGCCGGCCTCGGGCTCGACCACATCCGGGTCTTCCCGCTCTGGCCGCTCTTCCAGCCCAACCGCACCCTGATCCGCCCGCGCGCCGTCGAGCAGCTCGTCCAGCTCGCCGACGCCGCCGCCGAACGCGGCCTCGACGTCAATGTGGACGGGCTCCAGGGCCACCTGTCGAGCTTCGACTTCCTGCCCGCCTGGACCGGTACGTGGCACCGGCGCAACCTCTTCACCGACCCGGACGTCCTCTCCGGGCAGGCCGAGTACCTGCGCACCCTGGCCGCCGCCCTCGCCGACCGGCCGCACTTCATCGGGATGACCCTCGGCAACGAGATCAACCAGTTCTCCGGCGACCCCCACCCCGACCCGGACCGCATCACGCCCGAGCAGGCGGGGGCCTGGCTGACGCGGATGCTGGAGGCCTGCGAGGAGGGGGCACCCGGGAAGCTCCACCTGCACGCGGAGTACGACGCCGCCTGGTACCAGGACGACCACGCCTTCACCCCGGCGCACGCGGCACGCCAGGGCGCCGTCACCGCCGTGCACTCCTGGGTCTTCAACGGCACCGCCCAGCGCCACGGCCGGACCGGCACCGCCACCGAGCACCACGCCGCCTACCTCATCGAACTCTCCAAGGCCTGGGCGCTCGACCCGCACCGGCCGGTCTGGCTCCAGGAGGTCGGCGCGCCCGCCCCGCTGATCCCCGCCGAGCACGCCGCCGCGTTCACCGAGGCGACCGTGGCCAACGCCCTGGACTGCGAGGACGTGTGGGGGGTCACCTGGTGGTGCTCCCACGACGTGTCGCGCTCGCTGGCCGACTTCCCGGAGCTGGAGTACAGCCTCGGGCTGCTGACCAACGACCGCCAGGTCAAGCCGGCGGGCCGGGCCATCGCCCGGATCGTCGAGGAGCAGCGTGCCCGTACCCGCCGGCCCGCGCCCCGGACCACGGCCCTCGTCGTAGACACGGGAGACGACGAGACGGCGCCCCGCCGTTCCGTCTGCGCCCCCGGCGGCGCGGTCTTCGAGGCGTTCGCCCGGCTCACCGCCGACGGCGTCCGCCCCACCACCGTCCTCGCGAGCAGGGCGTCGGACCCGGAGCATCTGACCGCCCGCGGCATCACGAAGGTCGTCACCCCCGAAGAGGTCCGCTGACCTCGCACCACCCCGCACCGCACCGGAATCGAACCGCGCACGATACGGAGCACACCATGACCCAGCCCCAGCGCCCCTCCTCCGGCCCCGGCCGCCGCACCGTGGTCCTCGCCGGAGCCGGAACCGCCGCCGCCCTGCTGACCCCCGGCCTCACCACGACCGCCCACGCCGCCACCCCGGCCGCCCATCAGCCCTGCGCCTCGTACTGGTTCCCCGACTCGCTGCCCGCCGGCGCCCCCGGCGACGGCATCACCTGGCGCAGCCTGAAGGCCTGGCGCCCGGAGACCGACCCGGACCTGCCGTTCAACACCGCGTCCGTGCCGCTCGCCGACCGCTTCACCCCGGTCCCGGCCAACACCACGGCCCGGACGGGCCAGGCGCGGATCTCGTCGCTGGTCTCCTTCGGGAACACCGCGGGCAATCCGTCCCAGGGCTCGGCCACCGCCGACTACTACGCCCTGAACCACTGGGCGTACATCGACGAGCTGGTCTTCTGGGGCGGCTCGGCCGGCGAGGGCCTGATCCTGGCGCCGAACGCCCCGGTCGTGGACGCGGCCCACCGGCACGGCGTGCCCGTCCTCGGCACCGTGTTCCTGCCGCCCGTGCACCATGGCGGCGACCTGCGGTGGACCCGCGACCTCGTGCAGCGCGATACGGCGGGGCGCTTCCCGCTGGCCGCGAAGCTGGTGGAGGCGGCCGTCGCGCACGGCTTCGACGGCTGGTTCCTCAACGCGGAGACCGAGGGCGGTGACGCCGCGCTCGGTGCCGAAATGCTCGCCTTCGTCACCGACCTGCGGGCCCGCAGCGACGCGGCGGGGCTGCGCATCACCTGGTACGACGCGATGACCGTGCGCGGCGAGGTCGGCTGGCAGGGCGCGCTCAACGCCGAGAACACCGCGCTGTTCGAGGAGGCGGACTCGATGTTCGTCGACTTCCGCTGGACACCGGGGACGCTCGCCGCCTCCGCCGGGCACGCCGAGTCCGTCGGGCGCAGCCGCTACGACCTGTGGGCGGGCGTGGATGTCGAGTCCACGGGCTGGGACGCCTCCGTCGACTGGGACGCGATCATTCCGGCCGGCCGCCCGCACACGGTCGGGTACGGCTTCTACCGGCCGGAGTGGACCCGTAACCACCTTCCCGAGGACCGGACCCCCGCTCAGTTCCACGCCGCCGACCAGCGGTTCTGGACCGGGCAGTCCCTGGACCCGGCCCGCCCGGACCGTGCCGCCCCCTGGCGCGCGCCCGCCACGGCGGTGGCCGACCGCTCGACCGTGGACCGGCTGCCCTTCGCCACCACCTTCAACACCGGCCACGGCCTGCGCTGGTACGAGAACGGCCGGGTCGCCTCGGACGCGGAGTGGAACCACCTCGGGGTCCAGGACCGGCTGCCGGGCCGCCGCTGGGCCGTCCGCACCGAGGGCCGGCGCCCGTCCGTGGGCTTCGACTTCGCGGACGCCTGGCGCGGGGGCAGCAGCCTCCTGGCCGCCGGGGACCTGGACGCCCCCGTCACTGTCGAACTCCACCGCACCCGGCTGCCGCTGTCCCGGCGCACGGTCGTGGAGCTGACCCACCGCACCGACACGGGCTCGGGCCCGGTCACCGTCGAGCTGGCCGTCGCCCTGCACGAGCCGGACCGGCCGGGCGACCCGGTCGCGTACACCTATGTACCGGCAGGCGAACTGCGGGCGGGCGGCACCGGCTGGACCACCGCCACGCTCCGGCTGAACTCCCTCTCCGGGACGGTCCACGCGCTCGGGGTGCGCCTCACCGCGGCCGGTCCGGTGCGCTGGCGGCTCGGTGCCCTGGCCGTACGGGACCGGGCCGAGACCACCGCGGCTCCGACCGGGCTGCGTGTCACCGGGGCGTCCCGGGGCACCGACGGCACCGACCTGCGCCTGCGCTGGCACCGGGCGCCCGGCGCACCGCGCCACTACGAGCTGCACCGCGTGCTGCCCGACGGCTCCCGGCGCTTCCTGGGCGCCACCGCCTCCACCGCGTTCTTCGTGCCCGGCCTGCGCCGGGAACCGGGCGAGAACACCGCTCGTTTCCAGGTCAGGGCCGTGGGCGAGCTGTACACGACCTCCGGCGCCGCCTCCACCGCGCACCGCTGGTAACCACCCCCCACCCGACCCACCACTCACAACGGAGTCCCCCTCATGCACGACGACCGCAGCCTGGTCGAAGCCCGTCTCAAGCGCGTCCTGGACGAGCGCATCCGGCCCGCCGTATACCCGGAGTCCGTCCCCCTGGACGTCGCCGTGTGGAACGCGCCGGGCGAGCCCGTCCCCGTCGCCGAGGGCCTGGCGGGACCCACCGAGCCGATCGCGGTCGGCGACCGATGGGGCGCTCCGTGGGGCACGTCCTGGTTCAAGGTCTCCGGCACGGTGCCGGCGGCGTGGACGGGCCGGACCGTGGAGGCGCTGCTCGACCTCGGCTTCGACGAGAACATGCCGGGCTTCCAGTGCGAGGGCCTCGTCTACCGTCCCGACGGCACCCCGGTGAAGGGCCTCAACCCACGCAACCAGTGGGTGCGGGTGGGCGCCCCGGTGGCGGGCGGCGAGGAGGTGCTGCTGCACATCGAGGCGGCGTCCAACCCGGTGATCCTCGACTACCACCCCTTCCTGCCGACCCAGCTGGGTGACAAGGAGACCGCCGGCAGCGAGCCGCAGTACACCCTGGCCCGGATGGACCTCGCCGTCTTCGACGAGGTCGTCTGGAACCTGGTCCAGGACCTGGAGGTGCTGGGCGAGCTGATGCAGGAGCTGCCCGTGGAGGGCGCCCGCCGCTGGGACGTCCTGCGCGCCGTCGGCCGCGCGCTGGACGCGGTCGACCTCCAGGACGTCGGCGGGACGGCCGCCGCGGCCCGCGCGGAGCTGGCCGGGGTCCTCGCGACGCCCGCCGCACCCTCCGCCCACCGCATCAGCGCGGTCGGCCACGCCCACATCGACTCCGCCTGGCTGTGGCCGCTGCGCGAGACGGTCCGCAAGGTGGCCCGTACGACGTCCAACATGACCGCCCTCCTGGAGGACGAGCCGGACTTCGTCTTCGCGATGTCGCAGGCCCAGCAGTTCGCCTGGATCAAGGAGCACCGCCCCGAGGTCTACGCGAAGGTCAAGGCGGCCGTCGCGGAGGGCCGGTTCGTGCCGTCCGGCGGCATGTGGGTCGAGTCCGACACCAACATGCCGGGATCCGAGGCGATGGCCCGCCAGTTCGTGCACGGCAAGCGGTTCTTCCTCGACGAGTTCGGCATCGAGAACGACGAGGCGTGGCTGCCCGACACCTTCGGCTTCGCGGCCGGGCTGCCCCAGATCATCAAGGCGGCGGGCTCCAAATGGCTGCTCACGCAGAAGATCTCGTGGAGCCAGACCAACAAGTTCCCTCACCACACCTTCAACTGGGAGGGCATCGACGGCACCCGGATCTTCACGCACTTCCCGCCCGTCGACACGTACAACTGCTCGATGAAGGGCAGCGAGATCGCCCACGCGGCGACGAACTTCAAGGACAAGGGCGTCGCCCAGCACTCGCTGGCGCCGACCGGCTGGGGCGACGGAGGCGGTGGCACCACCCGCGAGATGATCGCCAAGGCGGCCCGGCTGCGGAGCCTGGAGGGCTCGGCGACGGTGACGTGGGAGACCCCCACGGACTTCTTCACCAAGGCCGAGGCCGAGTACACCAACCCTCCGGTCTGGGTCGGCGAGCTCTACCTGGAGCTGCACCGCGCGACGCTCACCAGCCAGGCGAAGACCAAGCAGGGCAACCGCCGCAGCGAGCACCTGCTCCGCGAGGCCGAGCTGTGGGCCGCCACCGCCGCCGTACGGACCGGCTTCGCCTACCCGTACGAGCAATTGGACCGGATCTGGAAGACAGTGCTGCTGCACCAGTTCCACGACATCCTGCCCGGATCGTCGATCGCCTGGGTGCACCGTGAGGCCGAGAAGACGTACGCGGCCGTCGCCGAGGAGCTGACCGGCATCATCGACGCCGCGCAGCGCGCGCTCGCCGGTGACCCGGCCGGCGGCCGGGCCCTCGTGTTCAACGCCGCGCCGCACACCCGCGGCGGCGTCCCCGCCGGTGCGGCGGCCACCGCTCCGACGCCCGGGACCACCCGGTCCACCCCGCGCGAGGGCGGCGGCCATGTGCTCGACAACGGCCTGCTCCGGGTGGAGATCGACGGCCGGGGCCTGGTCGTCTCCGCGTACGACATCGCCGCGGACCGCGAGACCGTGGCGCCGGGTGCCGCCGCGAACCTGCTCCAGATCCATCCCGACTTCCCGAACATGTGGGACGCGTGGGACGTCGACGCGTTCTACCGCAACACCGTCACCGACCTGACCGGCCTGGACGAACTGACCCCGGTGACGGACGGCGTGCGGATCGTCCGCGGCTTCGGCGACTCGAAGGTGACCCAGGTCCTCACGCTGGAGCCGGGCGCCAAGCGGCTCGACATCGACACCGAGGTCGACTGGCACGAGACGGAGAAGTTCCTCAAGGCCGCGTTCCCGCTGGACGTGCACGCCGAGCGGTACGCCTCCGAGACGCAGTTCGGGCACTTCTACCGGCCGACGCACACCAACACCAGCTGGGAGGCGGCCAAGTTCGAGGCGTGCAACCACCGCTTCGTCCACCTGGAGGAACCGGGCTGGGGCGTCGCCCTCGTCAACGACTCGACGTACGGTCACGATGTGACGCGCACCGTCCGGGACGCGGACGCCGGGACGACCACCACCGTCCGGGTCTCGCTGCTGCGCGCCCCGCGCTTCCCCGACCCGGAGACCGACCAGGGCGTGCACCGCTTCCGTCACGCCCTGGTGCCCGGCGCGGGAATCGGCGACGCGGTCCGCGAGGGCTTCCGCGTGAACCTGCCGGAGCGCCGGATCACCGGTGAGCGCGAGGTCGAACCGCTGGTGGGCGTCGACAACGACGCGGTCGTGATCAGCGCGGTCAAGCTGGCGGACGACGGGAGCGGCGACCTTGTCGTACGGCTCTACGAGTCCACGGGCGGCCGGGCGAAGGTGACCCTGGCCACCGGTTTCCGGGCCGCCGGCGTCGTGGCGACCGACCTGCTGGAGCGCCCGCTGGCCGAGGCGCCGGTCCCGGAGAGCGACGGCGACGGCGTGCGGTTGTCGCTGCGTCCCTTCGAGCTGGTGACGCTGCGCCTGACGCGCGGCTGAGCCCTCGGGAGCAGCCCGCGACGGCGAAGCGGCGTGCCCCTGGCCCGGGGCATGCCGCTTCGCCGTCGTGGGACTGCGTCAGCCGGGGAAGGAGAAGTACAGAGCCTCGCTGTAGAAGGACGCGAAGTGCTTCTGCCAGTCGGCGCGGACCGAGGCCAGCCAGTCGTCGTTCCGTCCGGCGATCGCCGCCTCGGCGTTGGCGACGGCGTCGGGGATGTCCTCGGACACCAGACGTCGCACACTCTCTGCCGGGTCGTCACCCGTCATCGAGACGATCTCCCCGGTCTCCAGAACGACGTACCGCGCCCGCTGCTTCTCCAGGTGGGCGGAGGTCCTGGCCACGCATTCGGCGAACTCCGCGTCGTCCTCCAGGCCCTTGCCGACCGCGAGCAGGAGGTCGTGGAGCAGGGACGCCCCGTCGGCGTAATCCGCGCCGATGCCGATCGGAGGATTCCAGATCATGGACGGAACGATCGTCGTGCCGCGCCCCGCCAGCAGCTTGTGCGCGAGCGGGATGTCCCAGTTGTGCTCCGATATGCACCGGATCTTCTTGGGCAGCTCCGCGTCGTCGGGCAGCGAGTCCGCGGAGTAGAGATAGGAACGGTTTGCCATGGTCCCGAAGCTAGCACCGGGCACTGACAACACCGGCCCCGCCGAACCCGGTTGCCATGCCGCCGGAGCCGCGGTGGAATCCGGTGGGCCGCGGACCTGCGGTCAACGGCGTGTGGGGAGCGGCTGATGGATGGGACGACTGCGCTGGACGGCGTGCTGCAACAGGCGTACGCGGTCCGGGCGAGCCCGGTGCACGGGTACGAGGCGGACGGGGAGATCCGGGTGGACTTCTCCGATCCGGCGGAGTGGGCCGCGTTCAGGGCGGCCGTGGCGGTCGAATCGCTGCCCGGCTTCCACTGCATGTGCGGCGGGGATGTCCGCTTCGAGATGCTCGACCGGCGGGGTGAGCGGCTCGCCGTCGTCTTCCTGCACCACGGGGAGACGCTGAGGTGGGAACAGTGGGACGGCGACGCCGTCCTCAGCGACGGCCGCCTGCTCCTGAACTGGCTGGCCGGGCACGGCATGACCGGGCCCCTGCGGGAGTTCGAAGCCGATCGGCAGCGGGCGGAGGAACGATCCGAAGAGGAGCGCGGCTGGCTGGCCGCCATGCCCGCCGGTCTCGAGGAAACCGCCGACCGGATCCTCGCCCTCTCCCGCACCGGCGGCAGGCCCTCCCCCGAACTGCTCGCGGAACTGACGGGCCGCCTGCGGTCGGCGTTCCCCGACCCGGTGGAACGGGTGCTGGCCCTGCTCGACTGGTACGGCTCCGGCAGCGGACGCTGCTCCGGATACCCCGTCCACGAGGGGGTGCCGGGCGAGCTGCTCGGCAGCGTAGCCATCGCCGACCTGCTCGCCGCGCTGGCCGACCCGCGCGCCGAGGAGCGGCACGACTCCGGGGCCGTACGGCATCTGGTCGGCTGGAAGACCCGCCCCGATCAGAAGCGCGACGTCGCCGGCCTCCCCGAGCCGCTGCGCGCCAGGCTGCTGGCGCTCGCCCGCCGCTCCGGGGACACGGACAAGCGGGGCCGCGCGGAACGGTGGTTGGCACCCTCGCGGGCGTGAGCCCCGCGGGGCGTGGAGTGACAGGCGGCCGACGTTGCCGCATGGGCCGAGCCGGGCCCGAACAGATTTGGTGCGGCGCACCAATTTGGCACACCGCACCAAACTGTGTCACCATGGAGGCATGACGCAGCCGGCCCGCCGACCTCAGCGGCGTAATCAGGTGCTCTCCCGGGAGCAGATCCTCGACGCCGCCGTCGGCATCCTGGACACGGGTGGCGAAGGGGCGCTGACCGTCCGGGCGCTCAGCGAGCGCCTGTCCACCGGGTCCGGCGCGATCGCTTATCACGTGGGAAAGCGGGAGGACCTGCTGGACGCGGCGACGGAGACGGTGGTGACGGCGGCCCTCGCCGCGACGCCCCCGTCCGACGCGCCCTCGCCGTCCGGTGAGGTCAGGACCGTCGCTCTGGCCCTGTTCGACGCGATCACCGACCACCGGTGGCTCGCCACCCGGCTGACGCTGCAGATCGTCCGCAACCCGGTCGGCCCGGTGACGGTCGGCATCTTCGAGCGGATCGGGCAGCAGATGGGTGCGCTGGGCGTACCGCGGGAGCGCTGGTTCGACGCGGCCTCGGCGCTGGTGCACTACATCCTCGGGGCGGTCAGCCAGAACGCCCGTATCGAAGGGGACACCTCGGGGATCGACCCCGTGGTGGACCGCGAAGAGTTCTTCGAAGCCACCTCGGCGGCATGGCGGGAACTCGCACCCGCCCAGTACCCGTTCATGCACGCCATCGTCGACCAGATCAAGGACCACGACGACCGCGAGCAGTTCCTCACCGGCATCGCCGTCATCCTCGACGGCCTGTCCCGCCTGCGCTGATCCGCGACACCGGTCCGGCAGGCCCGAGCCGCGGTCCGCGGTGGTTCCGAGAAGGGAAATCTCCATGCACGACGTCGTTGTCGCGGGCGCGGGCCCGGTCGGTCTGTTCGTGGCCTGCGAGCTGGCACTGTCCGGCTGCTCCGTCCTCGTACTGGAGCGGGACCGGGATCCGCACCCGCCGCTGAAGGCCCTTCCGCTCGGCTTGCGGGGCCTCAACGCCGGATCCGCCGAAACGTTTTACCGTCGCGGGCTGCTGGAGGCGGCGATGAAGGCCTCCGGCGCCGAACCGCAGAAGGTCGGTGCGGACCCCGAAGCCGTCGAGGCCCCGGGTCCGCGTGCGCTGAGCCATTTCGCGGGCATGACGCTCAACGCCGCCGATGTCGATACGGCCGCTCTCCCCTTCCGGTTGCCCAGCCCGGCGATGGAGGGATTCATGACGAGTCTGGACGCCGTCACCTCGGTGCTGACCGAGCGGGCCTCCGCGCTCGGCGTGGAGATCGTCCGGGATGCTCCGGTCACGGCGGTGAGCCAGGACGCCGAAGGCACCGTCACCACCGCGGGCGGCCGGCCGTACCGCTCGCGGTGGCTGGTGGGCTGCGACGGTGGCCGCAGCGCGGTACGCCGGCTGGCCGGCTTCGCGTTCGAGGGCACCGAGCCCTTGTTCACCGGCTACGTCGCCGAGGTCGTCCTCGCCGACCCCGATCAGCTGCCCCTGGGCTTCCACCTGACCGACAGCGGCATGTACCTGCGCACACCCCTGCCGGGACACCTGGGCCTGATGGACTTCGACGGCGGCACCTTCGACCGCTCCCAGCCGCTGACCCGCGAGCACCTTCAGGCGGTACTGCGCCGTGTCTCCGGCACTGACGTCACGCTGGACGAGGTGCGCCTCGCCTCCAGTTTCACGGACCGCGCCATGCAGGCGACGACGTACCGCATGGGCCGCGTCCTGCTCGCGGGCGACGCGGCGCACATCCACTCGCCGCTGGGCGGGCAGGGGCTCAACCTCGGCGTGGGCGATGCCATGAACCTCGGCTGGAAGCTCGCCGCCACCGTTCACGCCACCGCGCCGGACGGCCTGCTCGACACGTACACCACCGAGCGTCACCCCGTCGGCGCCGCCGTCCTCGACTGGTCCCGCGCCCAGGTGGCGACCATGAACCCGGGCCCGAACGCCCCCGCCCTGCGCAAGCTGGTCCACGACCTGATGCGGACCACGGACGGGACCACTCAGGTGTACCGGCAGACGTCGGGCCTGTTCGCTCACTACGACCTGGGCGACGGCTCCCCCGTGGTCGGCCGCAGCGCCCCGGACTTCCGCTTCGAGGACGGCACCCGTCTCGGCGACCTGCTGCACAACGGCCGGGGTGTGGCTCTCGACTTCACGGAGGGCCGGGCGCTGGACGGTACGGCACAGAGGTGGGCGGGCCGCATCGCGTACGCGGCCGGCCCGGTGCGCAACGACCTCGGCTTCGCCGCCCTGCTCATCCGCCCCGACGGCGTCGTCGCCTGGGCCGCCGCGCACACCCCGGACCGCCACGCGTTCG is a genomic window of Streptomyces sp. NBC_00708 containing:
- a CDS encoding carbohydrate ABC transporter permease, with amino-acid sequence MSFLKTTDAEGRRVPLWQLVLRYVLLLAVLALTVGPFLWQLSTSLKGPNEDIFSSPPKFFPSDPTLDNYSRVADTIPVWDYALNSLKVASANVVTNCVGSALAGYALARLRYRGRRAATLAFILAMLVPVEGIIIAQFTTMRDLGLNNTLLGVLLPGSVGAMNVLLMRNAFLNLPVEIEEAAFVDGANVWQRFLRIALPSVKGTLAVVAIFAFMGSWDDFLWPLIVLSDPENFTLTIGLNYLHGTFANDERLVAAGTIIAVLPLIVLFAGLQRFFFRGVGEGAVKG
- a CDS encoding glycosyl hydrolase, with product MSTSPLRFGANYTPSQGWFHHWLDFDLDAVRADLDSIAGLGLDHIRVFPLWPLFQPNRTLIRPRAVEQLVQLADAAAERGLDVNVDGLQGHLSSFDFLPAWTGTWHRRNLFTDPDVLSGQAEYLRTLAAALADRPHFIGMTLGNEINQFSGDPHPDPDRITPEQAGAWLTRMLEACEEGAPGKLHLHAEYDAAWYQDDHAFTPAHAARQGAVTAVHSWVFNGTAQRHGRTGTATEHHAAYLIELSKAWALDPHRPVWLQEVGAPAPLIPAEHAAAFTEATVANALDCEDVWGVTWWCSHDVSRSLADFPELEYSLGLLTNDRQVKPAGRAIARIVEEQRARTRRPAPRTTALVVDTGDDETAPRRSVCAPGGAVFEAFARLTADGVRPTTVLASRASDPEHLTARGITKVVTPEEVR
- a CDS encoding endo-beta-N-acetylglucosaminidase; translated protein: MTQPQRPSSGPGRRTVVLAGAGTAAALLTPGLTTTAHAATPAAHQPCASYWFPDSLPAGAPGDGITWRSLKAWRPETDPDLPFNTASVPLADRFTPVPANTTARTGQARISSLVSFGNTAGNPSQGSATADYYALNHWAYIDELVFWGGSAGEGLILAPNAPVVDAAHRHGVPVLGTVFLPPVHHGGDLRWTRDLVQRDTAGRFPLAAKLVEAAVAHGFDGWFLNAETEGGDAALGAEMLAFVTDLRARSDAAGLRITWYDAMTVRGEVGWQGALNAENTALFEEADSMFVDFRWTPGTLAASAGHAESVGRSRYDLWAGVDVESTGWDASVDWDAIIPAGRPHTVGYGFYRPEWTRNHLPEDRTPAQFHAADQRFWTGQSLDPARPDRAAPWRAPATAVADRSTVDRLPFATTFNTGHGLRWYENGRVASDAEWNHLGVQDRLPGRRWAVRTEGRRPSVGFDFADAWRGGSSLLAAGDLDAPVTVELHRTRLPLSRRTVVELTHRTDTGSGPVTVELAVALHEPDRPGDPVAYTYVPAGELRAGGTGWTTATLRLNSLSGTVHALGVRLTAAGPVRWRLGALAVRDRAETTAAPTGLRVTGASRGTDGTDLRLRWHRAPGAPRHYELHRVLPDGSRRFLGATASTAFFVPGLRREPGENTARFQVRAVGELYTTSGAASTAHRW
- a CDS encoding glycosyl hydrolase-related protein yields the protein MHDDRSLVEARLKRVLDERIRPAVYPESVPLDVAVWNAPGEPVPVAEGLAGPTEPIAVGDRWGAPWGTSWFKVSGTVPAAWTGRTVEALLDLGFDENMPGFQCEGLVYRPDGTPVKGLNPRNQWVRVGAPVAGGEEVLLHIEAASNPVILDYHPFLPTQLGDKETAGSEPQYTLARMDLAVFDEVVWNLVQDLEVLGELMQELPVEGARRWDVLRAVGRALDAVDLQDVGGTAAAARAELAGVLATPAAPSAHRISAVGHAHIDSAWLWPLRETVRKVARTTSNMTALLEDEPDFVFAMSQAQQFAWIKEHRPEVYAKVKAAVAEGRFVPSGGMWVESDTNMPGSEAMARQFVHGKRFFLDEFGIENDEAWLPDTFGFAAGLPQIIKAAGSKWLLTQKISWSQTNKFPHHTFNWEGIDGTRIFTHFPPVDTYNCSMKGSEIAHAATNFKDKGVAQHSLAPTGWGDGGGGTTREMIAKAARLRSLEGSATVTWETPTDFFTKAEAEYTNPPVWVGELYLELHRATLTSQAKTKQGNRRSEHLLREAELWAATAAVRTGFAYPYEQLDRIWKTVLLHQFHDILPGSSIAWVHREAEKTYAAVAEELTGIIDAAQRALAGDPAGGRALVFNAAPHTRGGVPAGAAATAPTPGTTRSTPREGGGHVLDNGLLRVEIDGRGLVVSAYDIAADRETVAPGAAANLLQIHPDFPNMWDAWDVDAFYRNTVTDLTGLDELTPVTDGVRIVRGFGDSKVTQVLTLEPGAKRLDIDTEVDWHETEKFLKAAFPLDVHAERYASETQFGHFYRPTHTNTSWEAAKFEACNHRFVHLEEPGWGVALVNDSTYGHDVTRTVRDADAGTTTTVRVSLLRAPRFPDPETDQGVHRFRHALVPGAGIGDAVREGFRVNLPERRITGEREVEPLVGVDNDAVVISAVKLADDGSGDLVVRLYESTGGRAKVTLATGFRAAGVVATDLLERPLAEAPVPESDGDGVRLSLRPFELVTLRLTRG
- a CDS encoding TetR/AcrR family transcriptional regulator C-terminal domain-containing protein, translating into MTQPARRPQRRNQVLSREQILDAAVGILDTGGEGALTVRALSERLSTGSGAIAYHVGKREDLLDAATETVVTAALAATPPSDAPSPSGEVRTVALALFDAITDHRWLATRLTLQIVRNPVGPVTVGIFERIGQQMGALGVPRERWFDAASALVHYILGAVSQNARIEGDTSGIDPVVDREEFFEATSAAWRELAPAQYPFMHAIVDQIKDHDDREQFLTGIAVILDGLSRLR
- a CDS encoding FAD-dependent monooxygenase, with translation MHDVVVAGAGPVGLFVACELALSGCSVLVLERDRDPHPPLKALPLGLRGLNAGSAETFYRRGLLEAAMKASGAEPQKVGADPEAVEAPGPRALSHFAGMTLNAADVDTAALPFRLPSPAMEGFMTSLDAVTSVLTERASALGVEIVRDAPVTAVSQDAEGTVTTAGGRPYRSRWLVGCDGGRSAVRRLAGFAFEGTEPLFTGYVAEVVLADPDQLPLGFHLTDSGMYLRTPLPGHLGLMDFDGGTFDRSQPLTREHLQAVLRRVSGTDVTLDEVRLASSFTDRAMQATTYRMGRVLLAGDAAHIHSPLGGQGLNLGVGDAMNLGWKLAATVHATAPDGLLDTYTTERHPVGAAVLDWSRAQVATMNPGPNAPALRKLVHDLMRTTDGTTQVYRQTSGLFAHYDLGDGSPVVGRSAPDFRFEDGTRLGDLLHNGRGVALDFTEGRALDGTAQRWAGRIAYAAGPVRNDLGFAALLIRPDGVVAWAAAHTPDRHAFERAAHQWFGAPSRLTTGAPSL